A section of the Pristiophorus japonicus isolate sPriJap1 chromosome 4, sPriJap1.hap1, whole genome shotgun sequence genome encodes:
- the LOC139263197 gene encoding acyl-coenzyme A thioesterase 6-like isoform X2 yields the protein MLMCSLRRLSVAGSLLRRGWSGRVLLCHRAGMAVSVQVHPSPECLFDEPVQVRVGGLSPLQQVTMKASLSDEKGQAFHSLAFYRADEQGELDLSQCPSLGGHYTGTEPMGLFWSLTPATPFTRLVKRDVATSPLCVHIEVFDGHGTLERLPEQPLAACINERWFMKEGVRRIPVREGRVRGVLFVPPGDGPFPGIIDLYGSVGGVVEHRASLLANHGFLTLTLGYFGYNDLPKDFTNLDLEYFEEAVNLLRQHPKKPKNCQQASLSLNLWRRVLEKKTYHHCF from the exons ATGTTGATGTGCAGCCTGCGCCGGCTGAGTGTGGCCGGGTCCCTCCTGAGACGGGGTTGGAGCGGCCGTGTCCTCCTGTGTCACCGAGCTGGGATGGCCGTGAGTGTCCAGGTTCACCCCAGCCCCGAGTGCCTCTTCGATGAGCCGGTCCAGGTGCGGGTGGGCGGCCTCTCCCCGCTCCAACAGGTCACCATGAAGGCTTCGCTCAGCGACGAGAAGGGGCAGGCTTTTCACTCCTTGGCTTTCTACAGGGCGGACGAGCAGGGGGAGCTGGACCTGAGTCAGTGCCCGTCCTTAGGTGGTCACTACACTGGCACCGAGCCCATGGGGCTTTTCTGGTCGCTCACCCCTGCCACTCCTTTCACTCGACTGGTGAAGAGAGACGTGGCCACTTCACCCCTCTGTGTCCACATTGAGGTGTTTGATGGACACGGGACCCTGGAGCGGCTCCCggagcagcctttggccgcctgtatCAATGAACGGTGGTTTATGAAAGAAGGGGTGAGGAGGATCCCAGTGAGAGAGGGCAGGGTCCGCGGGGTCCTCTTCGTCCCACCTG GTGATGGTCCATTTCCAGGGATTATTGATCTGTATGGGTCAGTTGGTGGAGTGGTTGAGCATCGAGCTAGTCTCTTGGCAAACCATGGATTTCTGACACTGACTTTAGGATATTTTGGGTATAATGACCTTCCAAAGGATTTTACTAACCTTGATCTGGAATATTTTGAAGAAGCTGTGAACCTCTTGAGACAGCATCCAAAG